One part of the Thermoanaerobacterium sp. CMT5567-10 genome encodes these proteins:
- the pfkA gene encoding 6-phosphofructokinase, with protein sequence MKTIGVLTSGGDAPGMNAAIRAVVRCGIYNGLTVKGIMRGYQGLIDDEIEDMTLSSVGDIIQRGGTILRTARSAEFKTKEGRAKAAEVLKKHGIEGLVIIGGDGSFRGAQLLSNEHGVNTIGIPGTIDNDIPCTDYTIGFDTACNTAIDAINKIRDTATSHERANIIEVMGRNAGYIALYAGLAGGAEIIIIPEVKFDIDEVCEKISYGIKRGKLHHIIVLAEGVMSGLELSKMIQERLPKLDLRHTTLGHIQRGGAPSVMDRIIASQMGSRAVELLLENKSQRIISIRNNQIVDDDIDTALAMRKEFNFKLYELSKILSI encoded by the coding sequence ATGAAAACTATAGGAGTATTAACAAGTGGTGGAGATGCGCCAGGCATGAATGCCGCAATAAGGGCAGTTGTAAGATGCGGTATATACAATGGACTCACAGTTAAAGGCATCATGAGAGGATATCAAGGACTTATTGACGATGAAATAGAAGACATGACATTGTCATCTGTAGGTGATATTATACAGAGGGGTGGCACAATACTTCGAACAGCCAGAAGTGCTGAGTTTAAAACAAAAGAAGGTAGAGCTAAAGCTGCAGAAGTTCTAAAAAAACATGGAATTGAAGGACTTGTAATCATTGGTGGCGATGGTTCTTTCAGAGGGGCACAATTGTTAAGCAATGAGCATGGAGTCAATACTATTGGAATACCAGGTACTATTGACAACGACATACCATGTACTGACTATACAATTGGTTTTGACACAGCGTGTAACACTGCAATAGATGCTATAAATAAGATAAGAGATACAGCTACATCGCATGAAAGAGCCAATATTATCGAGGTAATGGGGAGAAATGCTGGATACATAGCGCTTTATGCAGGACTTGCTGGTGGAGCAGAAATCATTATAATACCTGAAGTAAAATTTGACATTGATGAAGTGTGCGAAAAAATTTCATACGGCATTAAGAGAGGTAAATTGCATCACATAATTGTATTGGCAGAAGGAGTAATGAGCGGACTAGAGTTATCAAAGATGATTCAAGAGAGGCTTCCTAAGCTTGATTTGAGGCATACTACGTTAGGCCATATACAAAGAGGCGGTGCACCGTCGGTTATGGATAGAATTATTGCAAGTCAAATGGGTTCCAGAGCTGTTGAGCTTCTATTGGAAAATAAATCACAGAGGATAATCAGCATAAGAAACAATCAAATAGTTGATGATGATATTGACACTGCATTAGCCATGAGAAAAGAGTTCAACTTTAAGTTATATGAACTTAGCAAAATATTATCAATCTAA
- a CDS encoding DNA polymerase III subunit alpha encodes MFVHLHVHSEYSLLDGSCRIKELVKRAKELGMDSIAITDHGVMYGAIEFYKEAKSQGIKPIIGCEIYVAPRSLYDKEYGIDNLNYHLILLCKNMTGYENLMKIVSKASIDGFYYKPRVDHEYLKKHSEGLIALSSCLGGEIPSYLLSDDYEKAKDTAILYNSIFGKGNFYLELQYHGLNEQEKVNSELIKLSKELNIPLVATNDVHYLNEDDHMAHEVLLCIQTGKNMDDADRMSFPTDQFYLKSSDEMYEMFSYCKDALENTRKIAEMCNLEFEFNKTKLPKYDVPDGTTSAEYLRKLCIEGLNKRYANPSKEVIERLNYELSVIEKMGYVDYFLIVWDFIKFARDNGIMTGPGRGSAAGSLVAYCLGITKIDPIKYNLLFERFLNPERVSMPDIDSDFCYERRQEVIDYVVKKYGEDKVAQIITFGTMAARAAIRDVGRALNFPYAEVDVIAKMIPFEPGMTIDKAIELNPELKEKYKNDEKIKQLIDISRSLEGLPRHASTHAAGVVISSEPLVKYVPLQKNEGSIVTQFTMTTLEELGLLKMDFLGLRTLTVIRDTLNILKETRGIDVDIDNIDFEDKEVYALICKGETEGVFQLESSGMKQFMTELKPEKLEDIIAGISLYRPGPMDQIPRYIENKNHPENIKYEHPLLKPILDVTYGCMVYQEQVMQIVRDLAGYSLGRSDLVRRAMAKKKMKVMEEERKNFIYGIKDESGNYVVPGAINKGVDEATANRLFDEMIDFANYAFNKSHAAAYAVVAFQTAYLKKYYPVEFMAALLNSFVDNTDKVAFYVQVLKKMGIQVLPPDINESYSHFSVVNGKIRFGLAAVKNVGLNATLEIVEDRKKNGRYISIVDFFERIDDMQLNKKAVESLIKAGAFDSFGVYRSQLLAVYEDIMDSIHKNRERNIKGQMSLFGSEIERNEVNYSLPDIKEFSQDMILSMEKETMGLYISGHPLDEFQEDIQRVANCTTRDLKNGDDTFVKKSIFDNQDVVLAGIIESKKIKFTKNNNMMAFVNLEDLYGTIDVIVFPTIYERYSKFLREDLPVIIKGKVSLKEEEEPKILCDEIEPLTHKVREKLWLNVKEQKDIEKIKGVLSRYRGNIPVFIKYTNKSLAAKKDLWVNGTNELLDELVSILGKENVKIV; translated from the coding sequence ATGTTTGTACATTTGCATGTTCACAGTGAATATAGCCTTTTAGACGGTTCTTGTAGAATAAAAGAACTAGTTAAAAGAGCAAAAGAATTGGGTATGGATTCTATCGCTATTACAGACCATGGAGTTATGTATGGTGCTATAGAATTTTACAAAGAGGCAAAATCTCAAGGGATTAAGCCTATAATTGGATGTGAAATTTACGTTGCTCCAAGGTCATTGTATGACAAAGAGTATGGCATAGATAACTTAAACTACCATTTAATATTGTTATGTAAAAATATGACTGGATATGAAAATTTGATGAAGATCGTATCGAAGGCATCTATTGATGGTTTTTACTACAAACCTAGAGTAGACCATGAATACCTAAAAAAACATAGTGAAGGATTAATAGCACTAAGCTCTTGCCTTGGCGGTGAAATACCGTCGTATCTTCTCTCAGATGATTATGAAAAAGCTAAAGATACAGCTATTTTATACAATTCTATTTTCGGAAAAGGCAATTTTTATTTAGAGCTTCAGTATCATGGCTTAAATGAACAAGAAAAAGTAAATTCTGAATTAATAAAGTTATCTAAAGAGCTTAACATACCGCTTGTTGCAACAAATGATGTGCACTACCTCAATGAAGACGACCACATGGCACATGAAGTTTTACTATGCATACAGACAGGTAAAAATATGGATGATGCTGACAGGATGTCATTTCCAACAGATCAATTTTACTTAAAGTCATCAGATGAGATGTACGAGATGTTTTCATATTGCAAGGACGCTTTAGAAAATACCAGAAAGATAGCGGAAATGTGCAATTTGGAATTTGAATTTAATAAGACTAAGCTGCCTAAGTACGACGTACCAGATGGCACGACATCGGCGGAATACCTGCGAAAGCTTTGCATTGAAGGGCTTAATAAAAGATATGCAAATCCAAGCAAAGAGGTAATTGAAAGGCTTAATTACGAATTATCTGTGATAGAAAAGATGGGCTATGTTGACTATTTTCTTATCGTGTGGGATTTTATAAAATTTGCCCGCGATAATGGTATTATGACTGGCCCAGGCAGAGGTTCTGCTGCTGGAAGCCTTGTGGCATACTGCCTTGGGATAACAAAGATTGATCCTATAAAGTACAACTTGCTGTTTGAAAGATTTTTAAATCCAGAGAGAGTCAGCATGCCTGATATAGATTCTGATTTTTGTTATGAGAGAAGACAGGAAGTAATTGATTATGTTGTAAAAAAGTATGGCGAAGATAAAGTGGCACAGATAATCACATTTGGTACAATGGCTGCTAGGGCCGCAATCAGAGATGTAGGGCGAGCATTAAATTTTCCATACGCTGAAGTTGATGTTATTGCAAAAATGATTCCCTTTGAACCAGGGATGACCATAGATAAAGCTATTGAATTAAATCCAGAGTTAAAGGAAAAGTATAAAAATGATGAAAAGATAAAGCAGCTAATAGATATATCCAGATCTCTTGAAGGACTTCCAAGACATGCTTCAACGCATGCGGCAGGTGTCGTCATATCTAGTGAACCACTTGTAAAATACGTACCATTGCAAAAGAATGAAGGATCTATTGTTACACAGTTTACAATGACGACTCTGGAAGAATTAGGTCTATTAAAGATGGATTTTTTAGGTTTAAGAACTCTTACAGTCATCAGAGATACTTTAAATATCCTAAAAGAAACCCGAGGTATAGATGTAGATATCGACAATATAGATTTTGAAGATAAAGAAGTCTATGCGCTAATATGCAAAGGCGAGACTGAAGGTGTTTTTCAATTAGAGTCATCTGGAATGAAACAGTTTATGACAGAGTTGAAGCCAGAAAAACTTGAGGATATAATAGCAGGGATATCTCTTTATAGACCTGGCCCTATGGATCAAATACCTAGATATATTGAGAATAAAAATCATCCTGAAAATATAAAGTATGAACACCCGCTTCTTAAGCCTATACTTGATGTAACATATGGATGTATGGTGTATCAGGAACAGGTTATGCAAATTGTAAGGGATCTTGCAGGGTATTCGTTAGGAAGGTCTGATTTAGTTCGCCGTGCCATGGCAAAGAAAAAAATGAAGGTCATGGAGGAAGAAAGAAAAAACTTTATATATGGAATAAAGGATGAAAGTGGAAACTATGTGGTACCTGGAGCCATAAATAAAGGTGTCGATGAAGCTACAGCTAATAGGCTTTTTGATGAGATGATCGATTTTGCCAATTACGCATTTAATAAATCACATGCAGCTGCTTATGCTGTTGTAGCATTTCAAACAGCATATTTGAAGAAGTATTATCCAGTGGAATTTATGGCTGCTTTATTAAATAGCTTTGTTGATAATACAGATAAAGTAGCTTTCTATGTTCAAGTTTTAAAGAAGATGGGCATACAAGTATTGCCGCCAGACATAAATGAAAGCTATTCCCATTTCAGCGTTGTAAACGGAAAAATAAGGTTTGGGCTTGCAGCTGTGAAAAATGTTGGATTAAATGCAACATTAGAGATTGTAGAGGACAGAAAAAAGAATGGCAGATACATATCAATTGTAGATTTTTTTGAAAGAATAGATGATATGCAGTTAAATAAAAAGGCTGTTGAAAGCCTAATTAAAGCAGGTGCATTTGATTCATTTGGTGTATATAGATCACAATTGCTTGCTGTTTATGAAGATATTATGGACAGCATACATAAAAACAGAGAGAGAAATATAAAGGGACAAATGTCATTATTCGGGAGCGAAATCGAAAGAAATGAAGTTAACTATTCACTTCCTGATATTAAAGAATTTTCTCAAGACATGATACTTTCAATGGAAAAAGAAACGATGGGACTATACATAAGCGGACATCCCCTTGATGAATTTCAAGAAGACATTCAAAGAGTAGCAAATTGTACGACCCGGGATTTGAAAAACGGCGATGACACATTTGTAAAAAAATCGATTTTTGATAATCAAGATGTGGTTTTAGCTGGAATAATCGAAAGCAAAAAAATAAAATTTACAAAAAACAATAATATGATGGCATTTGTAAACCTGGAAGATTTGTATGGGACGATAGATGTTATCGTATTTCCTACAATATATGAAAGGTATTCAAAATTTTTGAGGGAAGACTTACCTGTGATAATAAAAGGCAAGGTCAGTTTAAAAGAAGAAGAAGAGCCGAAAATTTTATGTGACGAAATTGAGCCACTTACCCACAAAGTTAGAGAAAAACTGTGGCTTAATGTAAAAGAACAAAAAGATATTGAAAAGATTAAGGGAGTTTTATCAAGGTATAGAGGAAATATTCCCGTATTTATAAAATACACGAATAAAAGCCTTGCTGCCAAAAAAGATTTGTGGGTAAATGGAACGAATGAGCTTTTAGATGAGCTTGTCAGTATACTTGGAAAAGAAAATGTTAAAATTGTATAA
- a CDS encoding DRTGG domain-containing protein yields the protein MTKNERVLEYLKSLPEGTKISVRSLAQALKISEGTAYKAIKDAESMYIVTTIPRAGTIRTKPKNKQIDRLTYEEVKNVVDGVVLGGENGLDIELHKFLIGAMTTEEMVKYIQPGDLIILGNRDNAQTAALKAGAAVLITGGFDAKDEVKNLANQLSLPLISTTYDTFTVATLINKAINERMTKKRILLVNNIMSTNPIYMTTKQTVKDWKMLLNKTSHTRYPVVDDSGALVGIVTSREVAKADEEDRIGDIMSKNPIYVTETTTVAFAAHLMIWWNIEVLPVTNNKELVGIISREDVIKALQYMAKQPQIEETINDTLLKDFRAEKIQDGMKFFGTIPQNMVNQLGTVSSSALMMLMCECGVSSVTRNKRFDAVVDNFLVYFIRPLQTEKSIEVNTTIIDYSGNFCKVEISVIYDGTMIAKALMSLRLLKNKKLF from the coding sequence ATGACTAAAAATGAAAGAGTACTGGAATATCTTAAAAGCCTGCCAGAAGGTACAAAAATATCAGTCAGAAGTCTAGCTCAGGCTTTAAAGATAAGTGAGGGTACAGCATATAAAGCCATAAAAGATGCAGAAAGTATGTATATTGTAACTACTATTCCCAGAGCTGGAACAATAAGGACGAAGCCAAAAAATAAACAGATTGATAGGCTTACGTATGAAGAGGTAAAGAATGTGGTTGATGGAGTTGTACTGGGAGGCGAAAATGGGCTTGATATTGAGCTTCATAAGTTTTTGATAGGTGCCATGACAACCGAAGAGATGGTTAAGTATATCCAGCCGGGCGATCTGATAATACTTGGAAACAGGGACAATGCACAGACGGCTGCATTAAAAGCGGGTGCAGCTGTCTTAATCACTGGTGGATTTGATGCTAAAGATGAAGTAAAAAATCTGGCAAATCAACTTTCACTACCTCTGATTTCTACTACCTATGATACTTTCACGGTTGCCACATTGATAAATAAGGCAATTAATGAAAGAATGACAAAGAAAAGAATACTTCTGGTAAATAATATCATGTCTACAAATCCCATTTATATGACGACAAAGCAGACTGTTAAGGATTGGAAAATGTTATTAAACAAGACAAGCCATACAAGGTATCCGGTTGTTGACGATAGCGGAGCTTTGGTGGGTATAGTCACATCAAGAGAGGTAGCCAAAGCTGATGAAGAAGATAGAATTGGGGACATAATGTCAAAAAACCCCATATATGTAACAGAGACTACAACTGTAGCTTTTGCTGCACATTTAATGATATGGTGGAATATAGAAGTTTTACCTGTTACAAACAATAAAGAGCTTGTAGGCATTATAAGCAGAGAAGATGTTATAAAGGCATTGCAGTACATGGCAAAGCAGCCTCAGATCGAAGAAACTATAAATGATACATTGTTAAAGGATTTTCGAGCCGAGAAAATTCAAGATGGTATGAAGTTTTTTGGCACGATACCTCAGAACATGGTAAATCAATTGGGAACTGTAAGCAGCAGTGCGCTTATGATGCTTATGTGTGAATGTGGTGTATCGTCAGTGACGAGAAATAAAAGATTTGATGCTGTTGTTGACAATTTTTTAGTTTATTTTATAAGGCCTCTTCAAACAGAGAAAAGTATTGAAGTAAATACTACAATAATTGATTACAGCGGTAACTTTTGCAAAGTTGAGATATCTGTCATATACGATGGAACTATGATTGCTAAAGCATTAATGTCATTGAGGCTTCTAAAAAACAAGAAATTATTTTAA
- a CDS encoding HPr family phosphocarrier protein produces the protein MTEKTVEIKNKTGLHARPAALFVQAASKFSSQIWVEKENKKVNAKSIMGIMSLGVAQGNTVKLIADGSDEQEAIKALVDLIDSKFGEE, from the coding sequence ATGACTGAAAAGACAGTAGAAATTAAAAATAAGACAGGTCTTCATGCAAGACCGGCAGCTTTATTTGTACAAGCAGCTAGCAAATTTTCTTCACAGATTTGGGTGGAAAAAGAAAATAAAAAGGTGAATGCTAAGAGCATCATGGGTATTATGTCGTTAGGTGTTGCACAAGGGAATACAGTAAAACTTATAGCTGATGGTAGCGATGAGCAGGAAGCTATAAAGGCTCTTGTGGACTTAATTGATTCAAAATTTGGAGAAGAATAA
- the whiA gene encoding DNA-binding protein WhiA has product MSFSSITKNELSRIYPEERCCKLAELAALIRTIGVISIYGHQRISLSLVTENASVARLVFKVLKDIFNVVAEVMVRRNSQLKKSLSYLILVSDKTAAENILKEVGFIKHDNEGIKLNYGIEKSLISKKCCKKAYIRGAFLGGGSISDPEKGYHMEFITHNIDHAKDLSKLINNYHLHSKIIARKNNYVVYLKEGEQIVDVLNIMGAHNSLLNLENIRVYKDIRNNVNRLVNCETANLTKTINASLRQIENINYIKDNVGLNYLPDNLKEIAIKRLKYPDISLKELGQMLDPPVGKSGVNHRLRKIEEIVSKLKERRVNNYD; this is encoded by the coding sequence ATGTCCTTTTCATCAATCACAAAAAATGAGCTGTCAAGAATATACCCTGAGGAAAGGTGCTGTAAATTAGCCGAGCTTGCTGCTTTGATAAGAACTATAGGCGTGATATCTATATATGGACATCAAAGAATTAGTTTGAGCCTTGTCACTGAAAATGCTTCTGTTGCAAGATTGGTATTCAAAGTTTTAAAAGATATATTTAATGTTGTAGCAGAGGTGATGGTGAGAAGAAACAGTCAATTAAAAAAATCTTTAAGTTATCTTATTTTGGTGTCTGATAAGACGGCTGCGGAAAATATCTTAAAAGAAGTCGGATTTATAAAACATGACAACGAAGGCATTAAGCTTAATTACGGCATTGAGAAAAGCTTGATAAGCAAAAAGTGTTGCAAGAAAGCTTATATTAGAGGAGCTTTTCTTGGAGGTGGTTCAATAAGTGATCCAGAAAAGGGATATCATATGGAGTTTATTACTCACAATATTGATCATGCTAAAGATTTAAGTAAATTAATAAATAATTATCATTTGCATTCAAAAATTATTGCAAGAAAAAATAATTATGTAGTATACTTAAAAGAGGGAGAACAAATAGTAGATGTCCTAAACATAATGGGGGCACATAATTCCTTATTGAACTTAGAAAATATACGCGTATATAAAGATATAAGGAACAATGTAAATAGGCTTGTTAATTGTGAAACTGCCAATCTTACAAAGACAATTAATGCATCATTGAGGCAGATTGAGAATATAAATTATATAAAGGATAACGTAGGATTGAATTATCTCCCTGACAATTTAAAAGAGATTGCAATAAAAAGGCTCAAATATCCAGATATAAGTTTAAAAGAATTGGGACAAATGCTAGATCCTCCTGTTGGAAAATCAGGAGTAAATCATAGATTAAGAAAAATTGAAGAAATAGTATCAAAATTAAAAGAGAGGAGAGTCAATAACTATGACTGA